The Tripterygium wilfordii isolate XIE 37 chromosome 1, ASM1340144v1, whole genome shotgun sequence sequence GCTATGCATACGATGATGCCACTAGTACTTTTACATGTACTGGAGCTGATTATACGATCACGTTTTGCCCTAACTTGCCAAGGtaagttccttttttttttttttttttttcatagaaaCAAAAATGAGCGATAGtctaattggtaaatttattgGGGTCAAATTGTAAGGATTCGAAAAAATACTCAGTTTGATTTTTACGGGAAGCAATACCCTTGTGTGATGTGACGACGCTTTGGGTTTTAGTCCAATTTTCTATTGTCGTTAGGTGATAAACTTCTGTACACAGGCCTGACGATCCAAGTTTAAGCCCATATAAGATGTTTAAAGGATAAATGTGTATGGGATAGttattggttaaaaaaaaaccattgtTTTTGCACAGAAACTGAatttattattcattttttcTTGAATAATTATTAACATTTTATTTGGAAAATGTTGCTTTGACAGTCTAAAATCTGCAAGGGACCCATCTCCCAAGCCAACAACAACAGAAGGGTCTGGGTCTGGGTCAAGGCCAGTAGAAGAGAGTGCACTGGATAGTTCAAGGCTTGCAAACTTGGCCACTGGAGAATCATCCGGTAGTCGCCCTTTTTGGGCTCTccaatattctatttttgtagGGACTTGTCTTCTTCTATCCTTTATTCACTTTTTATAGTACATCTCTTCATCTCTTGAGATCAAAAGAGAATCCAAGCCATTCCCATATCTTCCATACTTGAGGTTTAATTCATATATAATGGCGCAATGATGTAAAGCATTTAGATTTAGAAATAGAATGTGCCTCTCCTTTCACATTTATGATACATTTTTAGTGCTCGTATATTTGCCAAGTATTGCAATTACCCCCATCATGGGTTTGTCCCGCCCATGAGGCTTACAGACATGGACTTCAACACAATTTTAACTATGGTTAGGATGGTGCGTGTTGTCTTGACAGTTCTAGCTTAAACTCACTCAACCGCTCGGAAGACACGTTGGACGGATCGTTCTCGGTTTTAAAATATCTAAGATCAGAGAACAGTTAACTTTTCCAACTTTCTATAGAGATTGAACTGGCATAGATATTTTTGAAAGATgtcaaaagattttttttttacacggAGAAACTATCAATCATTCAAATCCTATTGAAGATTTATTTATACCCTGTTCATATGAAATATTATAGCTTTATTGAAGATGACTTATGTCTGGTTGCCAGTATGTTGAAGGTCAAAAATTCCTATTGAAAACTCAGGCTTTTTTCCATCACTTTCTATATGAACATAGCATACTGTTAcctaagcaaaagaaaaaagatctgTGGACCAGTAATGACCACATTGACTGATCCTCATCAATATCAACTTCATCATCATGTCAATAATCAATTCCCACTTTTGAAAGGATTAAAAATTTGTTAATAATGACAAAAGAAGAACAATTGGAGAAAATACCCAAGTGGGTTGTGTTTATGGTCTAGTTAGAATGAATTAATGAGAGAAACCATagggaaaagagagaaagaaaagaaaaaggaagagaaaaacacaaggaatatctaaaattaaacaCTGAGGGGATTGATGTGAATTGAAAATGTTGGTCTTCCAACATAGAGTGTAGGACAAAAGGGGTGGAATGATTAGCTAAACGTGGTTGGCCTCCAATATTTGGGAGTTTAAAATGTTCTTGGGACGGCAAAAATCCTGCAATTACAATGCAGAAAACTCTTTGGACCCTTCACTGCTTGTTGAAATGCTTGAGAGAGAAATAAAGCTAAAAAGCCATTATGAGAATGACCCGACTTGAAACAGAGATGTGATGCTCCACCCAACTTGAGTAGGAAAGAAGCCAAACCTAAACTAAAAACAAACccacttttttctctctctaaagacGAGATGAATAGAATGATAGAGAGACTTATTTTCAGTGGTTCTTTGCCTTTTCAACTTTTTCAAACGTTAACATGTAAGGAGCTTTGTAGTGAAAAAAACAGTAGAGGAAAAGAAGTGTGAAAAGGAATATTGTCACTTGCATAAAATTGCTCAGAAAAGTGACACCATATCAAAAAGAACGTATATGGTTGTCTCACCAGTTTCTAGTCACTCTCTAAAACGTGTTACACATCAAGCTAGTTTGCTAACACACAATATTGATGCAGTTTTATATGCAAATAGAGATCAAAACTTGTGCCCCAGTTAGCGGGGGACTCCTTCGAACTGGAGGACCCAAGTTAGACTCGCCACACACCGCAGAGGCTCAGAGTGACCATCAAAGGTGGAACAAAAAACCTTTTCAATTTGGAATGGGAGTTCGATCTTACGCAATTGAATTAGGAAGCAAGAAAACAATATATGACGTTCCCTTTTCTTAATCTTCAACTTCCAGGAACCTCCAGATTATTTAATCAAAAGCGCAACACATAGCTTTTTGACGTTCTGCATCATCCATTTGGCAAAGGGCCTTTATCTACTCATGGATGTGCATATCTAAAGGCTTTTAAATAGTGAACCTTTATGCTCTAAGGAAGAAAAGGAATCTTCTGTTGAAAGTTTCAGTGCATTCACCAATAGCATAAGATCAAAAAGGATATCATAATAAACTAATATCATTCAAAAACAGAATCTCTATATTTCCCATTAAAAGAAATTGGCAAACCATTAACATTAACCACTAGGACCACACATATGTTAGTGGAGACAGAAAAACAATTTAGTTTAATTGGATGCACCAGCAATAGATGTCAAGGGATGCAGGACAGGAGTCTGGGAACCAAATCTCAGTAAGTAATGCGAAGAGAATCAAAGAAAATTAGAGAAAGCTTATCTTGTAACTCTCACAAATAATGGGTAGCAGTGATCTTTCTCATAGCCGGGCCAGGAGTCATCACCATTCATCAAGCACTGATGACGCTTCGAAACTTCTGCGTCATAAATCTCTGATACACTGAAATGCATACCATTTTTCTCAATTTCCTCTAGAAACTTGTCCAATGAGTCACCCCTTTTAGGACTCAAGAATAAACCTTCAGAGGCCTCATCATCCTTTAACAATAATTTGATGATTCGAGTAAGGCCTTTGTGGAACTCCTTAAAAAAGGTGCTGTCAACATGACATCAAGTAAATTATACAATGAATATGAAAGACaaagataaaattttcataattatGCGAAAATCACGTCTGTATTTGCTAATGTGCGTCATGCATTCATTCTAAGTGCCAGTGACTTTTGTCAACTACTTGTCAACCAACAAATGGGATTAAGGATGCCTGGCTTCTCCAGGCCTCTAAAAGATCAATACTTTGATAGTCTGATTAGACTCTTAAATATACCAATCACATCAGAAAGCTGATCATAATATTGATATAAAACCTATAAGCATTGATTAGATAGACATGAGGATTCCAGGTATGTAGCGCACATGAAAATGGTGGACCTCTGGTACCATCCTGGTACTGTAAACCATCCAAACCCCTTCTCCATCTAATCATCTGTGAGAAGAGTTAGTTTTATAGTCCTTTATGTAAACAAGGTAAAGGATAACACCTAGGATTTTGTAGAAATGGATGTTTGAAAAGGAGCATTAATTACCAGTCACTCGCGACAATGACATCAAAGGCGCCAGAGATATTTGAAACATCTTCCTGATCCCAGTGCAACATCATAGCCTTTACGCTTGTGCCACCAAACACTCCAGAGTTGGAATCTATACTACGCTGAATATCTGAATGTTAAGGAACTTCAGTGTTTATTCAAGCAATTACATTTGGGATATGGGCTTTAATGATTGTTATGATAAAGCGGAGGCATGGCTACAAGTAGATAATTCATAGCgaaaatttgaaacaaatatgaaatagaaAAGTTTAAATGTCACatgaaaagaaaggaagaacaaATATAGACAGTTTCAAATAAAATACACAAGATAGAGGAAAGCGTGTATGCTACTATCATGTTCATGATAAGGAAAGGTAAAATGGTCAATTCTGATGACACCAAATCAAAGAACTCTACGCATGCAGCAGTACAGCACCAAACAGCATGTGCCTGATCTCTATTTTCAACAGTAATTAAGCTATGCCGACATTGTAAGGCCTGACAGATGATCATACCCTACATAAAcagaaatcaaataaacaaattgAAAGGATACAATCAATTACTTGGGGATTCCCATCTGTGATCACAACTTCTGATGCTTTGGTGGCTGCTGCAATAACTAATCCAGCTAAGCCATAGCCTGATCCAagctcaataatttttttggacCTGTAAaattggaaaataaaaaaaaaacaaaaatcaagcaAAGTGGAACAGTAAGAGCCCAGATCAATGAGAAAATATGCTAGAAGACCACAACTTCAACTTAAGGCGTAAAGCAAAAGTGACAGTAGTATATTTCAGAAACCTAAACATGTCAGCATGCGACAGGCAGAAATAAGCGAGGACATCTTCTGAGGGCCAACGACCTGTGCAATACAAGAACTCTTCAAATTTGTAGATAAGAAAGATAATCGCCAACTTAGAATCTGCATCAATTAAATGTTCTTCTAATAAGAGTTGAAATATGACATAGGCTCAAATCATGATAAGCACCCATTCATGGTTACTTCTACTGATAGGGATCATATTTCAATGTCTAGTATATTAAGAAAACTTCTTGGAATCAATTAAAACACAAGgtcaatcaaaccctaatttagCTCTAACGTACTCTTCGTgtcctctctcttctttctcaaaTTAAGTTCTCATATCAAAGTTCCAACTAAATTACAGTCTTAGAAAATAATGGAAATCCAGGGGGAACTTACACACAAGCCCAGTGTTATCCACATTGTATCTGTTACATATTTCAAAATCACTGAGGTCCGCTCCGCTGTCCTCCCTTTGCCTGCAAAAAAAGACCAGAAAGCACAACTTTACGACAAATCAAATGAAAGAACACAAAAATAACAGAACTTTTAGAAGAAATGTATCAAACAACAAATCATCCAAACTCACATAACATAAAGCTCGGGagctccatcgatgggcaatgTATAGCAGACAGACACGAGTCTACCGTCTGATTCTTCATTGACACGACCGTCCACTATTCGGCAGGGGATGAGATTGAATCCTTGCGAGGTTCTTCTAGAAATGCGTTTGATTGGTACCTCAGATTGCTCATCTGAACACAAAAACACACTCGGATAACACAAACAGAAGATCAGTGAGTGATAATGGTCACATATTGCTAGCGATTGTTTTGACAATTTTGAGAATTCGATCAACAAATTGGGGTAATAGGATTAGAAAGTACTTGGAAACTGCAGAGAAGGACGCCGAAGAAGAGCTTGACGTAGGATTTTCCATCTTAGGGAGGAAGCATTGGAATTTGAGCTTGTCGGAGTCTCCATGAATTTCCTCTTCTAGCGATGCGACTTCCTCTGCCGTTTAACGTTGGCTACCTGGCTTACTCAATGGAGAGCTGAGCGTGGGCCAAGGACCCTATCGGCCCAGAAAATATGCGGGCATGGTTCGAATAAATAGCCCATGGGCCGGCCCGGACCAAAAACAATGTAAGCTCCGTTTCCTTTTCTCTTCCTTAATCATAAACCCACACACATTACCTGCTGGAAAGTTCATGCTTACAGGGTGGTTACGAAATTGCATGAATCATGATTAGGCCTCGGCATCGGGTCAACAATGCCCAAGCCCGACCTGAGCCCAAACCCAAAATGACCATTCGGGCTTCCAGCACATTTAAAACCGCAAAATGTGGGGGGCGGGGAGCCAGAAAACACTTGATATAAGAATGTTAAGCCATATTGAGCTTAAGAAACAGAGATCTCTAGTCTAGCATCCGttgcaaaagaaggaaaaaggtcaaAAAAGGACAATCAATGGAAAGCAATAACAAATATTTAATCAAACTAAGAATATCATACATCACAAGGCTTCCATCTACAATCTAGCTAAATCACCAGCTCACCAAACAAGAAAATCTCAGCGTATATGCTTGGTTAGAAGCCATGATTAATGACTTCACCAGTAATCTCCACAAGAGCATTTTCCATCTTTGAAGTGATGGAACCTTTTGTTGTCCCTAACAATCATTTCTCTCCCAACAAGCCTAGACATAATCTTAATGGCATTGTGACAATCACCACATACACGCAGGTTTTTGATAATCCTGAGGTGTCCTAGCCTGAGTGCTGATCAGGCCATATGCAATAGCCAAATGCTCACTGTGATAGAGCAAAGCCTGCTCCTTTGCCTCCTGATCAAtgtcatgaagaacaaatcttgTGTCAGGCACATAACTTTGagctttcaaatttttaaaCGCCTTCAATTTTTCGTCATCCTTGTAGAGTGTTGGATTTCGAACCTCGCTGATCCTATTCTTCCCCTCAAGCATGCTAATTAGAGTGTACTTCTTTGATGTTGGTGTAGGGGTCTTTTTAGGATCAGCTTTTGATGGGTCAAGAGCAGTCACTAATTCCTCTGTTTGATCTTCAAGATCAACATCTCCATGAATTCGAGCATAATTCCGCAAAGCCTCCCAAATCTCCAGTGTGGGCTCAAATGGTAGTTTCTCAATATACTCCTTTGCTTCATTAATATGACCAGACTTTCCAAGAACATCTATAAGCACCAAATAGTGTTCCATTCTTGGAGTGATTCCATAATCATTTTTCATCGACTCAAAATGTATAAACCCTTCATCAATTGCATCTGCACTAGCACAAGCTGATAAAACTAGAAGGAAAGTCTGCTCATTGGATTCCAACCCAAAATTCTTCATTTGCTCAAACAACTCAAGGCCCTCATCCCCCAATGCATTATCCGCATACCCTTTTATCATCAAATGCCAGGTATCCATATCCCTGCTTGGCATATGATCAAACACTCTCCTTGCGTCAGTCATACTCTCACACATCCCATACATTTCAATCACTTTATTATTCAACTGAAGATCACTAAGTCGACTGCAAAAAGTAATCATGTACCTTCTTTGCGTACTCTAGTGTCTTTGATTTTCCACACAACTCAAACAAATTGTAGAAACAATTAGCATCAGCCTCAACTCCCTTATCCATTACCTCAATCGCCTCCTTCATCTTCTCCTCTTGGCACAAACGCACCAAATCAACAATGCTAGAAGGAGGAGGTGCCGCATTCACATTCTGTGCTTGATTCAGATTGATTTCGTTATTTCGATGATTAGGGTTCTGAAACTGTGGTTGTGAATTTTCGTATCCATGCGGTCGACTAGGGTAGCTGTCTGCCAGATTATCTCGATTGTATCCAGGTTGAGGCTCATGGCTCTGACCCTGACTCTGGCGCTGTGGAGGAGGAGGCCCCTGATTCCGGTTGATTTGGTGGTTCCACTGATTAGGGTTCTGAACCTGTGGCCGTGGATTAATCATATATCCATGGCTCGGGTAGACATCGGCCAGATTATTAGGATTATATCTGAGTTGAGGCTGATAGCCCTGACCCCGACTCTGGTGCTGCGGAGACCACTGATTACGGCTTCTCTGCTCACCGTAGACGTTAGGGTCAGAAGGTGGTGGTTGCTGTTGCTGATATTGAGGATGATGAGGAGTTTGAGGTGGCGGGTACTGATTTGGGAATGCAGAGGTGCTCAGGGTTTGGGCTAGGGTTCCATTGTTGGAATAGATATTAGCGTAACCGGAAATGAAGCGAAAAGGGTAACAAGGAGAACACATCGTCAAGGAGAAAGTAGAAAGTCGAGTACGCCGAATTGCCAGATGAGTCGCCATGTCCTATCTATCTGGACGATAAACCCTCTACAAAaccctgaagaagaagaagcgagACGAACGCCTGCGTAAGGCTATGTTTGGAAAATGGGGCAACTCTATTAGGTTTGTTTCGAGGACAAAACTGAAAACTTCaagatttattaatttattcaaaATACGATTCTAAATATgtataaacttttttttatccatttttGGAAGGCAATTATCCGTACCTGGGTCGTTGACTGAGATAGTAAACTTGTAAAAATTGTTAGTTCAAATAGGAGTTCAAGTTTCATAGGTGTATCATTATCGTAATTTATAAGATGAACCATTAATCAACACAGAGTATGCAAATATCATTCAGCGTAAGTCTCAATTGATCTATGGTAATTGTGAGGTTGAATGGACAAcacgttataaaaaaaaaagatttaatttattctttttcaaaatctattgtATTCTACtgttataaatatcaaaatatccAATCACACATTAGCTAAGAATTGGAACTCACTATCCCTCCCCAACAGGCCGTGGCCGTTTCTACACACTGGAGTTCTACACGAATGGATGTGAAGGAAAATGATCATTGACAAGAATGAGAGGTGAGAAGCAGAACTTTGTTCAAACAATCATTTACAGACAAGGTAAATTTATTACTCTGTATTTGTACAGTGCTGGAAACAAATATCACAGATCACTTGGGCTCAAATTAGTAATGACTTCATTCAGAAAACTGGGCAGCCTTTAACAGCAACCCCAGGAGCAGTCGGGCAGGAAGCCAATGGACAACAATCAGGTTCACTTCCCCACCAGTTGAGTGTAACATGCTCCATGTCCAAGCACAAGTACAATAATACTGCCATGAAGGCTAACCCAGCATCCAGTGCAGCAGACAACACGTAGTTATGGCGGCTCCACCAGTCACGGTAATACCTGTAGGCAATGAAGCCGGAGGCAAATCCAGTAAGAACCCAACTAGTGTAGTTGACAGAGGTAGCTGGTGGAATGTTTAGTGTAGCGCCTAGAAGCACTGGCATGTTAATAAGCCCAATCCAACGCTGGCTTGGAAAGGCCTTCTGTGCAATCCAAACTAGGACGGGAGCTATAGCCCCGACTAAGAAAAACCAATTGATGGAGGAATAATAGCCAAGATCTCCAAAAATTTTGCGAGGACCAATCAAACCCCATATTACAGAGGCATCGTAGAATACATGGTCACTGGGGCAAGTCCATGGGCTGCCTGTTGGAAGCAATGCACGGTCACATATATCTGGGATGGTTTCTATGAGCCACCAAGCCGTTCCTAAATGCACGAATGCTGCTATGACAGTACCAAACACCTGGAAAGCCAACCCTCTCTTAAAATGGAtcgatagaaaaaaaaaattaggcaaTGTTGTTAATTACCATTTTACTGACAAATGTTCTTGCTACATTAACAGGAGAATGCGTCAGAAGAGGGACAACCTGTGCAGTAAACATGGATCTAGGAGGAATCTTCATGTAGTGCCCAAGCTTGAAGTCTTGCAAGAAAGTGATCGCTTGTTTCATACTGATGTAACCATATACCTTAAAGCAAATGTTAGCGACAGGATATCCTGGATACAAGTAGCCAATGATATACTCGCTGATGACATTCAAGCCTGTTGTCTGTTTTACAACAATATATGTCCACATTAGAGAACTAAACGAGATAAGTAgataacatatccaaaaaatacaTGTAGCAGAAATGCGAATACTTCTTTGAATGTGTGGTCATTTTATGAAAGacaggataagaaatgagatcattaaatctaaggtaggagtagcatTTATTGAAGATAAGCTATGAGGCTATGAGAAAGTCGTTTACGATGGTATGGAAATGtccaacgtagagatagcggAGCGGCGGTGAAGACGAActagagaatttgtataggagagagtaggaagtaacgaggaagacctaaaaagacatggttgaagtaataagaaattatatgaagTTAATAGAAGCggatgaatgtatgatcatTGATCCATAATAGAAGTGAATGGAGAAAATGAATACAGGTGGTGGATTCCCGTTGATGTTCTCATGAACTCACATaggaccccaaacttttgggataaaggctttgatgatgatagtgatgaTTAGAGAATTAAAGCTTCATATAATACAACAGAATAGGACCATAATCATTATACTATTGCATTGGTTTCAACAGATACGGGTGTAAGAGTTCATGATCGAGGCTATCGCCATCTTAAACAAGTTCGATGAAGATCAGAAGAGATGTAAAAGAACATGATATGTTACACAAATTTGTGAAACAGAATGGAACTCTAACCTGATTTGTTGTTGCCTTGATGATGCCCATAGGAAGCGTGAAAAATATGGCAAGACCACAAGCTAGCAAGACTCCCCACCATGGCAACTGTAGTTGGTCATTGTAGTACTCACATATAAAAATGGTAGCCAAAATATTCAGGAGAAGGATGCACATGAACCACCATTCAGGGACTTGCTTATATTTCCTCATAGACTTTGTATGCACATCCATTGTCTTCTCTTCAAAGGCAGATATGCTCAGCTGCCATATATCACTGCATCCTTGAAAACGTAAGCTTAATTtacaaaatataagaaaaataacTGTATCAGATACTCCTACCAGAGGGCAGAGTCAGGCACCCGGGCACCGCCTTTGTTTCCATAATATTAGTAGGTATACTAAAGGCATATTTAATATACAATAAAAAATAGTTTGCCTGAAAGATAGGCAGCTGAGGTTGCCTACAATTACATAAATATAATGAATAGAAAATTTCAAGCAACCAAAGTATTGCTTACCTCCCATGGAAGAGCAGAACATGAACAACAACAGCAGTCAGGCCTGCAAAACAAAGACCATAAACCATAGCAAAGAGGGTGCTGATATATAGAGGACCCTCCTGTTCATATGCATCAATGTCGAGCCGAAAATTTTGGTCTATAACTGCTGAGATATTGTAGCTTTGGCCAGTATACGTAAATAGTCCATCTGAGAATATGGGAAATGTCTTGGCCTTAAAGATATTGAGCCAATACGTAACAGGAGTGATGACATACATAATAAGGATGAATCCTGCAGCAACATTGGCAGTTGCAAACCAAGGGCTGGCTAGTGGACTGTCAAGGTATGAAGATATGCTAGCCCAATCGAGTCCAACAGCACCAATGCCAAGACCATGCAGCCCAGAGCCAAGCTGATGGGCTAGGACGGAAGTAGGAAATACCCAGCACACCCATGATAGGGAACTAAGCATGGGAAAGAGGTAGCCAGGAAAGACATAATAAGCAAAGCTGCAAATGAAAGCAATGAGGAAGAACTGATTTCTCATTAATCCTCCCCTGGGCCTTTCCTCCTTCTCATGTAATGCCCTGTGTATGGAAGGAAAGAAGAA is a genomic window containing:
- the LOC120001038 gene encoding calmodulin-lysine N-methyltransferase isoform X3, whose translation is METPTSSNSNASSLRWKILRQALLRRPSLQFPNEQSEVPIKRISRRTSQGFNLIPCRIVDGRVNEESDGRLVSVCYTLPIDGAPELYVMQREDSGADLSDFEICNRYNVDNTGLVCRWPSEDVLAYFCLSHADMFRSKKIIELGSGYGLAGLVIAAATKASEVVITDGNPQVIDYIQRSIDSNSGVFGGTSVKAMMLHWDQEDVSNISGAFDVIVASDCTFFKEFHKGLTRIIKLLLKDDEASEGLFLSPKRGDSLDKFLEEIEKNGMHFSVSEIYDAEVSKRHQCLMNGDDSWPGYEKDHCYPLFVRVTR
- the LOC120001038 gene encoding calmodulin-lysine N-methyltransferase isoform X1, producing the protein METPTSSNSNASSLRWKILRQALLRRPSLQFPNEQSEVPIKRISRRTSQGFNLIPCRIVDGRVNEESDGRLVSVCYTLPIDGAPELYVMQREDSGADLSDFEICNRYNVDNTGLVYSKLAIIFLIYKFEEFLYCTGRWPSEDVLAYFCLSHADMFRSKKIIELGSGYGLAGLVIAAATKASEVVITDGNPQVIDYIQRSIDSNSGVFGGTSVKAMMLHWDQEDVSNISGAFDVIVASDCTFFKEFHKGLTRIIKLLLKDDEASEGLFLSPKRGDSLDKFLEEIEKNGMHFSVSEIYDAEVSKRHQCLMNGDDSWPGYEKDHCYPLFVRVTR
- the LOC120001038 gene encoding calmodulin-lysine N-methyltransferase isoform X2 codes for the protein MENPTSSSSSASFSAVSNVFLCSDEQSEVPIKRISRRTSQGFNLIPCRIVDGRVNEESDGRLVSVCYTLPIDGAPELYVMQREDSGADLSDFEICNRYNVDNTGLVYSKLAIIFLIYKFEEFLYCTGRWPSEDVLAYFCLSHADMFRSKKIIELGSGYGLAGLVIAAATKASEVVITDGNPQVIDYIQRSIDSNSGVFGGTSVKAMMLHWDQEDVSNISGAFDVIVASDCTFFKEFHKGLTRIIKLLLKDDEASEGLFLSPKRGDSLDKFLEEIEKNGMHFSVSEIYDAEVSKRHQCLMNGDDSWPGYEKDHCYPLFVRVTR